From Saprospiraceae bacterium, one genomic window encodes:
- a CDS encoding tetratricopeptide repeat protein — MSNEAKPNSKLNQLISEFEGSIRTFSPELWPEKSFHKLIHHYENQGHFNSALEVVDLALSQYKTKAEFYLIRSRLLMRQSRLEEALESIGHAERFAPYHDIDLIFTKVKIFCLQRKEVEALQFISGFRCGYHKTDLQEIILAEAFIYESMKDFEKMFYSLKEALTLNPNNSKALQQIWVSVEFSKKYEESIILHQQIIDQNPYSHLAWYNLGHAWSCMGEYEKALEALEYSYLINPQFEQAYLDCAELSLQLGQFEKAYNCYREANEMFGPDTEMIVFMAECLTKLSRYQEAKDLLKQSIAQDPYNDEVFYYLGECYKHESNWEKALECYLEALELDEYREEFHLGAAIAYEQIGLLKKAEFHYNKSANLGQEQSMYWASYVQFLMKNNHFVKASKVLDRADKYSVGADLSCCRAALFMKNGSETEAYSLIEEILQESPDGLSMLFELMPELEQNPKLKGMLRYFSYVN, encoded by the coding sequence GTGTCAAACGAAGCCAAACCAAATTCAAAACTCAATCAACTCATTTCTGAGTTCGAAGGGTCGATCAGAACTTTTAGTCCTGAATTATGGCCTGAAAAATCATTTCACAAGTTAATTCACCATTATGAGAACCAGGGCCACTTCAACAGTGCGTTGGAGGTGGTTGATTTGGCACTTTCTCAATACAAAACAAAAGCAGAGTTTTATCTGATCCGCTCCCGTCTGTTGATGAGGCAATCGCGGTTGGAAGAAGCTTTGGAATCCATTGGACACGCAGAGCGTTTTGCTCCTTATCACGATATAGATTTGATTTTTACAAAAGTAAAAATATTCTGTCTCCAAAGAAAGGAAGTTGAGGCTTTGCAATTTATCTCAGGGTTTAGATGCGGATACCATAAGACCGATTTGCAAGAAATTATTTTGGCAGAAGCATTTATCTACGAATCCATGAAAGACTTTGAAAAAATGTTTTATTCGCTCAAAGAAGCGTTGACTTTAAATCCCAATAATTCAAAAGCTCTCCAGCAAATTTGGGTGAGTGTTGAATTTTCTAAAAAATACGAGGAAAGTATTATACTGCACCAGCAAATCATCGACCAAAATCCATATTCTCACCTGGCTTGGTACAATCTGGGGCACGCGTGGTCTTGCATGGGTGAATACGAAAAGGCACTTGAAGCCTTAGAATATTCGTATCTGATCAATCCCCAATTTGAACAGGCCTATTTGGATTGCGCAGAGCTATCTCTTCAACTGGGTCAATTTGAAAAAGCATACAATTGTTATCGCGAAGCAAATGAAATGTTTGGTCCGGATACTGAAATGATTGTATTTATGGCGGAATGTCTCACCAAATTGAGCCGGTATCAGGAAGCCAAAGATCTGCTCAAGCAATCGATCGCCCAGGATCCTTACAACGACGAAGTATTTTATTATCTAGGCGAGTGCTACAAACACGAATCCAATTGGGAAAAAGCACTGGAGTGTTATTTAGAAGCTCTGGAACTGGATGAATACAGAGAAGAGTTTCACCTTGGTGCAGCCATTGCTTATGAACAAATCGGACTTCTTAAAAAAGCAGAATTCCACTACAACAAATCTGCCAATCTCGGACAAGAGCAAAGTATGTATTGGGCTAGCTACGTCCAGTTTCTAATGAAAAACAATCATTTTGTAAAGGCCTCCAAGGTATTGGATCGTGCAGATAAATATTCAGTTGGCGCCGACCTAAGCTGCTGCCGTGCCGCGCTATTCATGAAAAATGGTTCCGAAACAGAAGCCTATTCCCTGATTGAAGAAATCCTTCAGGAATCTCCCGATGGTTTGAGCATGTTGTTTGAACTTATGCCAGAACTGGAGCAGAATCCCAAACTCAAAGGGATGCTGCGGTATTTCAGTTATGTCAACTAA
- a CDS encoding peptidylprolyl isomerase, producing the protein MKYIISFAMFCMGFISLAQKSTVRFSVDSQHVQIPHGIRFTNESLEAKSYHWDFGDGSVSNEKNPTHFYTKSGIYQVSLKAIFGKKTKEYKSKIEVLPPDRCLVRLETSFGNMLIHLYDETPQHRDNFTKLVSEAYYQDLIFHRVISGFMIQGGDPDSRHASANTPLGSGGPGYTIPAEIDSRFIHKKGALAAARTGDAVNPQKKSSGSQFYIVQGSLQTEAMLTRVEDQKGIKYTDEQKRIYASIGGTPFLDNDYTVFGEVLDGIEVIDRIASVQTGRADRPVEDIKMKITFLH; encoded by the coding sequence ATGAAGTACATTATATCATTTGCCATGTTCTGCATGGGATTTATAAGCCTTGCTCAAAAATCCACTGTCCGTTTTTCAGTGGACAGCCAGCATGTACAAATTCCACATGGAATCCGGTTTACCAATGAATCCTTAGAAGCCAAAAGCTATCATTGGGATTTTGGTGACGGAAGTGTTTCCAATGAAAAAAACCCGACCCACTTTTATACCAAATCGGGAATTTATCAAGTCAGCCTGAAGGCGATATTTGGCAAGAAGACAAAAGAATATAAATCCAAAATCGAAGTACTGCCTCCGGACCGCTGTCTGGTTCGATTGGAAACCTCATTTGGGAACATGCTGATCCATCTGTATGATGAAACTCCTCAACACCGGGATAATTTCACAAAACTGGTATCGGAAGCTTATTATCAGGATTTGATTTTTCACAGGGTTATCTCTGGATTTATGATTCAGGGTGGGGATCCGGATTCCCGCCATGCGAGCGCCAATACTCCTCTCGGAAGTGGAGGGCCAGGTTATACCATCCCGGCAGAGATCGACTCAAGATTCATCCATAAAAAAGGCGCGCTCGCAGCGGCAAGGACGGGAGATGCGGTTAATCCTCAGAAGAAATCATCGGGATCGCAGTTTTATATCGTGCAGGGAAGTCTCCAAACCGAAGCCATGTTGACACGGGTGGAGGATCAAAAAGGGATTAAATACACCGACGAACAAAAAAGAATCTATGCATCGATCGGAGGAACGCCTTTTTTGGACAATGATTATACCGTGTTCGGTGAAGTATTGGATGGAATCGAGGTAATCGATCGAATCGCCTCGGTGCAAACTGGTCGAGCGGACAGACCTGTTGAAGACATCAAAATGAAAATTACTTTTTTGCATTAG
- a CDS encoding peptidylprolyl isomerase, whose product MRFITGILLIAMLQACTGKKAEDLVIIETTMGTMKARLYDSTPKHKANFIKLIKENYYDDLLFHRVIPGFMIQGGDPESRNAPREAMLGSGGPGYTIDAEIGQLHFKGALCAARQGDAVNPQKKSSGSQFYIVHGQPTDPGQIQMMNASKGIKYTQEDFNKYAQIGGAPFLDGDYTVFGEVVEGLEVIDKIAATQTMPGDRPVTDVKMKIRLAH is encoded by the coding sequence ATGAGATTCATAACAGGAATTCTGCTGATTGCAATGTTACAGGCATGCACCGGAAAGAAAGCAGAAGATCTGGTGATCATTGAGACCACCATGGGTACGATGAAAGCCCGACTCTATGACAGCACTCCGAAACACAAGGCAAATTTTATTAAGTTAATTAAAGAGAATTACTATGATGACCTCTTGTTTCACAGGGTCATACCGGGATTTATGATCCAGGGAGGCGATCCGGAATCCAGGAATGCGCCAAGAGAGGCAATGCTTGGTTCAGGTGGGCCAGGTTATACCATCGATGCGGAAATCGGACAATTGCATTTTAAAGGAGCATTATGTGCTGCACGACAAGGAGATGCTGTCAACCCACAGAAAAAATCTTCCGGATCCCAATTTTATATTGTCCATGGTCAACCAACGGATCCTGGCCAGATCCAAATGATGAATGCGAGCAAAGGCATTAAATATACACAGGAGGATTTTAACAAATACGCTCAGATCGGTGGGGCTCCTTTTTTGGATGGAGACTATACCGTATTTGGCGAGGTGGTAGAAGGACTCGAAGTCATTGATAAAATCGCAGCCACCCAGACCATGCCGGGTGATAGACCAGTCACTGATGTAAAGATGAAAATCAGACTGGCGCACTAA
- a CDS encoding ABC transporter permease produces MRVVAFLSWKYLIKKKSSQAIHLITAISIVGITIGTAALIIVLSVFNGFEELLNGMFSKYNPDIKIVSVDSGFFEKDSAIVAELKTWSEIQAVAACLDITGMIQYDDVQDFGTIRGIESNFKEVVPLDSALMEGSLLDPSLDYHQTLIGLGLANKLGVSLNNISTRVYLYIPTSYAEESKEIRADQYGKNAVSPVGIFSLHQELDNEMVMVPLSDLQEWSGAENKLSSIEIKVKSGISSLNLMEKLQKFLGPQFIVKDRYRQDEAFLKIMNLEKWLFFLLFSLTLVLVSFTIMGALWMIVLEKRLDISILKSIGMSNRSLQKVFLLLGLGIGAIGLVSGFALAIGFYLLQNHYALIRVPEEFIIDSYPIALKSADFVTVSCTVMAICLMASLLPVAKISEVKAIFREE; encoded by the coding sequence ATGAGAGTGGTTGCCTTTCTCAGCTGGAAGTATCTGATTAAAAAAAAATCCAGCCAGGCGATTCATCTCATCACAGCCATCTCCATTGTGGGTATTACCATCGGTACTGCGGCATTGATCATTGTGCTATCTGTGTTTAATGGATTTGAAGAATTGCTCAATGGGATGTTTAGCAAGTACAATCCAGATATAAAAATAGTGTCGGTTGATTCGGGATTTTTTGAGAAGGATTCTGCGATCGTGGCTGAGTTGAAAACCTGGTCAGAAATTCAGGCAGTGGCAGCTTGTCTGGATATTACCGGAATGATCCAGTACGATGATGTGCAAGACTTTGGAACGATTAGAGGGATAGAGTCTAATTTCAAAGAAGTGGTCCCATTGGATTCTGCTTTGATGGAAGGTAGTTTACTCGATCCTTCATTGGATTATCATCAGACCTTAATTGGACTTGGGTTGGCAAACAAGCTCGGTGTTTCACTCAACAATATTTCCACCAGGGTTTATCTTTACATTCCCACCAGTTATGCAGAAGAATCAAAGGAAATCAGAGCAGATCAATACGGCAAAAATGCAGTAAGCCCGGTTGGAATCTTCAGTTTGCATCAGGAACTGGACAATGAAATGGTCATGGTTCCATTGTCAGATCTCCAGGAATGGAGTGGGGCAGAAAACAAATTGTCATCCATTGAGATTAAAGTGAAGTCCGGTATTTCTTCACTTAATTTGATGGAAAAGCTTCAAAAATTTTTAGGACCTCAATTCATCGTCAAGGACAGATACCGTCAGGATGAAGCGTTTCTGAAAATTATGAATCTTGAAAAATGGTTGTTCTTTCTTTTATTTAGTCTTACCCTGGTGCTGGTATCATTTACCATTATGGGAGCATTGTGGATGATTGTATTGGAAAAAAGGCTCGATATTTCTATTTTAAAATCCATCGGTATGTCCAACCGATCCCTTCAAAAGGTTTTTCTTTTGTTGGGTTTGGGAATCGGAGCCATTGGATTGGTTTCTGGTTTTGCCTTGGCCATCGGTTTTTATTTATTGCAGAACCATTATGCCCTGATCAGGGTACCCGAAGAATTTATCATTGACTCATATCCCATCGCATTAAAGTCAGCGGATTTTGTCACGGTCAGTTGTACGGTTATGGCCATTTGTCTCATGGCAAGTTTATTGCCGGTGGCAAAGATCAGCGAAGTAAAAGCGATATTCAGAGAAGAATAA
- a CDS encoding serine hydrolase, producing the protein MQIANRHIARIFLSLLLVWFFTGLDLKAQLKEVNHDWVQEKLALMSLEEKIGQLFMIRAYGKNDSAHIQRVIHLISNYHVGGLCFFQGDPVTQAQLTNLYQSTAKIPLLISMDAEWGLGMRLKQDGFHFPKQMTMGALSNNQLIYKMGREQAIHLSRLGVHLNFAPVLDINNNPNNPVINERSFGDDKLKVSQKSYSFMKGLQDGGVLACAKHFPGHGDTDIDSHFDLPILKHDKERLDSFELFPFKVLGQTELASVMIAHLAIPALDPSQDKPASLSRSVIQKLLRREMAYDGLVITDALEMKAVSKKYPAGQLELEALKAGNDILLLSENIEAAVDVIKKAIEEDELKLSDLNGTVYRILMAKTKAGLHHPGEIKLDEIVRELNTPQAHHIRDQIYREAITLVKDEYKKVPIRKLPKKSTVISFGTKSGNAFHNRLRNYFTADEYFLDYRDSFDSKLRESVEQSNLVILTLHRLNYKAGQKYGLSDLAIQQIGEIAKKKQIIAIVFGTPYAIQFLKDLPSILLTYEDNPQVQDIAAQILMGTDPISGILPVAISNEFPNGTGILRPSLLRLGYSLPESVGMNSVALAQIDSICYKMIEDRATPGAQILIAKDHKIIYQKSFGTTDFLMDHGVDNNQLYDIASLTKIFGAAPALMHLIDRYQLDVTKMLAEIYSPARGTDKEMIPLKDILLHQSGLQSWIPFYKHTLIAPDTLNLLDPLYYRRNADDVFSIEVAKNTFLHRGILDTIFARILSSKLSETKKYQYSDLWFYTLPDLFEKWTGESYEDWLENGFFASLGLTSTMYNPLKKGIRETQIAPSEDDHYFRQQVLLGYVHDMGAAMLGGVSGHAGLFSHSRDLAVMMQCYLNLGQYGGEEYFQSNTIRMFTWRDPQWNRRSLCFDLKTIGGTDPPYVSNFASENTFGHQGFTGTCAWADPKHDLIYIFLSNRTYPNSSINLLHRKRYRTKIQDIIYQSMIAS; encoded by the coding sequence ATGCAAATCGCTAATCGACATATCGCCCGGATTTTTTTATCGCTTTTATTGGTTTGGTTTTTCACCGGGCTTGATCTCAAAGCTCAGTTAAAAGAAGTAAACCACGATTGGGTGCAAGAAAAACTGGCGCTGATGAGCCTTGAGGAAAAAATAGGACAACTTTTTATGATCAGGGCCTATGGAAAAAATGATTCAGCGCATATCCAGCGAGTGATCCACTTGATTTCAAATTATCATGTTGGAGGACTTTGTTTTTTTCAGGGGGATCCTGTGACACAGGCGCAATTGACCAATTTATACCAAAGCACCGCCAAGATTCCGCTGTTGATCAGCATGGATGCAGAATGGGGATTGGGTATGAGACTAAAACAGGATGGTTTTCATTTTCCCAAACAAATGACCATGGGGGCGCTCAGCAACAATCAACTGATCTACAAAATGGGGCGGGAGCAAGCCATACACCTGAGCAGACTGGGAGTCCATTTGAATTTTGCTCCGGTCCTTGATATCAACAACAATCCCAACAATCCAGTGATCAACGAGCGATCTTTTGGGGACGATAAATTAAAAGTAAGTCAAAAGTCTTACTCATTTATGAAGGGATTGCAAGATGGCGGGGTGTTGGCATGCGCCAAACACTTTCCGGGACATGGTGACACAGATATCGATTCTCATTTTGATCTTCCCATTCTAAAACACGATAAGGAGCGACTGGATAGTTTTGAGTTGTTTCCATTCAAAGTATTGGGTCAAACAGAATTGGCTTCTGTGATGATTGCCCATCTGGCTATTCCTGCCCTCGACCCTTCTCAGGATAAACCCGCCTCACTTTCCAGATCCGTGATTCAAAAATTGCTGCGGAGAGAAATGGCCTATGACGGCTTGGTGATTACAGATGCTCTGGAGATGAAAGCAGTTTCCAAAAAATATCCGGCAGGACAACTTGAATTGGAAGCACTGAAAGCAGGAAACGATATACTACTCCTTAGTGAAAACATCGAAGCTGCAGTTGATGTCATTAAAAAAGCCATCGAAGAAGATGAATTAAAATTATCCGATCTCAACGGCACAGTGTACCGGATACTGATGGCAAAAACCAAAGCAGGTCTGCATCATCCGGGAGAAATAAAACTAGACGAAATCGTCAGGGAACTAAATACTCCCCAGGCTCATCATATCAGGGATCAGATTTATAGAGAAGCCATTACACTTGTAAAAGATGAGTATAAAAAAGTGCCCATCCGAAAGCTCCCGAAAAAATCGACTGTGATCAGCTTTGGTACAAAATCCGGAAATGCTTTTCACAACAGACTCCGAAATTATTTTACAGCGGATGAATATTTTCTCGATTATCGTGACAGCTTCGATTCAAAACTGCGCGAATCTGTTGAACAATCCAATCTGGTGATATTAACCCTTCATCGGCTGAATTATAAAGCAGGACAGAAATATGGGTTGAGTGATTTGGCCATTCAGCAGATTGGTGAGATTGCCAAAAAGAAACAGATCATTGCAATTGTTTTTGGTACGCCCTATGCGATTCAATTCTTAAAGGATTTGCCTTCCATCCTTTTGACTTATGAAGACAACCCACAAGTCCAGGATATCGCTGCGCAGATCCTAATGGGCACAGATCCGATTTCCGGTATTTTGCCCGTCGCCATATCCAATGAATTTCCCAATGGCACTGGGATCTTAAGACCTTCCCTCTTGAGATTGGGATACAGCTTACCGGAATCGGTTGGGATGAATTCAGTTGCTTTGGCGCAGATCGATTCGATTTGTTATAAAATGATTGAAGACAGAGCAACACCAGGTGCTCAGATTTTAATTGCAAAAGATCATAAAATCATTTACCAAAAGTCTTTTGGTACAACAGATTTTCTCATGGATCACGGCGTGGACAACAACCAATTGTACGACATTGCCAGCCTCACCAAGATTTTTGGTGCAGCGCCGGCTTTGATGCATTTGATAGATCGATACCAACTCGATGTGACAAAAATGTTGGCTGAGATCTATTCACCCGCCAGAGGTACGGACAAAGAAATGATTCCATTAAAGGATATTCTTCTTCATCAGTCCGGTCTTCAAAGTTGGATCCCATTTTACAAACATACATTGATAGCTCCTGATACGCTCAATTTGTTGGATCCACTGTATTATCGGAGAAATGCAGATGACGTATTTTCCATTGAAGTGGCCAAAAATACATTTCTACACAGAGGCATCCTGGATACTATTTTCGCCCGAATTCTGAGCAGCAAACTTTCAGAAACCAAAAAATACCAATACTCAGACCTTTGGTTTTACACCTTGCCGGATCTGTTCGAAAAGTGGACCGGTGAATCGTATGAGGATTGGCTTGAAAACGGATTTTTTGCATCCCTCGGTTTGACATCCACGATGTACAATCCATTGAAAAAAGGAATTCGGGAAACGCAAATCGCTCCATCCGAAGATGATCATTATTTTAGACAACAGGTTTTGCTCGGTTATGTACATGACATGGGTGCAGCCATGTTGGGAGGTGTTAGTGGTCACGCAGGATTGTTTTCACACAGTAGAGATCTTGCAGTCATGATGCAGTGTTATTTGAATTTGGGTCAATATGGAGGAGAGGAATATTTTCAATCCAATACCATCCGAATGTTTACCTGGAGAGATCCTCAATGGAATAGAAGATCTTTGTGTTTTGATTTGAAAACAATAGGCGGCACGGATCCACCCTATGTTTCCAATTTTGCATCCGAAAATACCTTTGGCCATCAGGGGTTTACAGGGACCTGTGCCTGGGCCGATCCAAAGCACGATCTAATTTATATTTTTTTATCCAACCGGACTTATCCCAATAGCAGCATCAATCTGCTTCACCGCAAAAGATACAGAACCAAAATTCAGGATATCATTTATCAATCAATGATTGCATCATGA
- a CDS encoding tetratricopeptide repeat protein: MKNQLIHKPSILDRIFSDKIWQSYIVVVLAGLLYLNTAFHDFAVDDGIVIHKNEFVAKGISGIPDILSKDTFRGFFKKEGKDKLVSGGRYRPLTLVVFSIIYEIVGPMAPVYHILQILAYAFLCFLIYKLFCVLLNPHFGDSASVISFLGALLFAAHPIHTEVVANIKGMDEVAALLFSVLSFHAFLKAADTKMPVWNMAGMIWLFLGLMSKENAIGFVLLIPVGLWTLYRQSFSQSIKVFFLLLVPTFLFLIIRAQILGWNPIAGQSGELMNNPFLKFANGKYVFFSAAERYATILFTLFKYLGLLSFPHPLTYDYYPKQIPIQNFSNLVPWISLTLHLAMLWFIFKWKKTRPLWSWSLLCYLVPLSLVSNLVFPIGTFMGERFLFMSSLGFAMILGSLFYQWKIASARIIQWSFILLILLYSLKTISRNMDWKNDFTLILHDAQISSNSAKINNAVGGILLDQVKDLKDSSAIRKNIVKAKTHLLKAIDLHPFYFDAYNLLGNAHFMSKEYDIAAQKYEFVLKYLPEDSEALNNLHLTLRENGRNKGMVENNPQAAILLLNRALQLKPDDPETISLLGVGHGVMGDYTKAIEYFNQVLSMQPESAEAHFNLYLTYMNMGNTQKAEAALAEAQKRDPDITKKFNANR, translated from the coding sequence ATGAAAAATCAGCTCATCCATAAGCCATCCATTCTGGATCGAATTTTTTCAGATAAGATCTGGCAAAGTTATATTGTGGTTGTGCTGGCTGGTTTGTTGTATCTCAATACCGCTTTCCACGATTTTGCAGTAGACGATGGCATTGTCATCCATAAAAATGAATTTGTTGCCAAAGGAATTTCTGGGATTCCGGATATCCTGTCAAAGGACACCTTCAGGGGATTTTTTAAAAAAGAAGGAAAAGATAAGCTGGTTTCAGGTGGAAGGTACAGACCACTTACCCTGGTGGTATTTTCAATCATCTATGAGATAGTTGGGCCTATGGCTCCTGTGTATCATATTTTACAAATTCTTGCGTACGCATTTTTGTGTTTTTTGATTTATAAGTTGTTCTGTGTTCTGCTCAATCCCCATTTTGGCGATTCAGCATCGGTGATCTCTTTTCTTGGCGCGCTGCTGTTTGCAGCTCACCCCATTCACACCGAAGTTGTTGCCAACATCAAAGGAATGGATGAGGTAGCAGCATTGCTATTTTCGGTTTTGTCTTTTCATGCATTTCTCAAAGCAGCGGACACGAAGATGCCGGTTTGGAATATGGCGGGCATGATCTGGTTATTCTTAGGATTGATGTCCAAGGAAAATGCAATTGGTTTTGTGTTGCTTATTCCAGTTGGATTGTGGACATTGTACAGACAAAGTTTTTCCCAAAGCATCAAGGTATTTTTTTTACTGCTTGTTCCCACTTTTTTGTTTTTAATCATTCGCGCTCAAATTCTCGGTTGGAATCCCATCGCCGGTCAATCCGGTGAACTGATGAACAATCCATTTCTCAAATTTGCAAATGGGAAATATGTTTTTTTTAGTGCCGCAGAAAGATATGCCACCATTCTCTTTACTTTGTTCAAGTATTTGGGATTGCTGTCGTTTCCACACCCCTTGACGTATGACTATTATCCAAAACAAATTCCAATTCAAAATTTTTCAAATCTCGTTCCATGGATTTCACTGACATTACATCTTGCAATGTTATGGTTTATATTCAAATGGAAAAAGACAAGGCCATTGTGGTCATGGTCTCTGCTCTGCTACTTGGTACCGCTTTCATTGGTAAGCAATTTAGTATTCCCAATTGGAACTTTCATGGGTGAGCGATTTCTATTTATGTCTTCTCTTGGTTTTGCAATGATTCTGGGATCCTTGTTTTATCAATGGAAAATAGCATCAGCTAGAATAATCCAATGGAGTTTTATTCTTTTAATCCTATTGTATTCTCTAAAAACGATCAGCCGCAACATGGATTGGAAGAACGATTTTACACTGATACTTCACGATGCACAAATTTCTTCCAACAGTGCAAAAATAAACAATGCAGTGGGTGGGATATTGTTGGATCAGGTGAAAGATTTGAAAGACAGTTCTGCCATCCGGAAAAACATTGTAAAGGCCAAAACCCATTTATTGAAAGCCATCGACTTGCATCCATTTTATTTTGATGCATACAACCTGTTGGGTAATGCGCATTTTATGTCAAAGGAGTATGATATTGCAGCACAGAAATACGAATTTGTATTAAAATATTTGCCGGAAGACAGTGAAGCCCTCAATAACCTGCATTTAACTTTAAGAGAAAACGGGCGCAACAAGGGAATGGTGGAAAACAATCCCCAGGCCGCCATTTTATTGTTGAATCGCGCATTGCAACTTAAACCGGATGATCCGGAGACCATTAGTTTGCTCGGTGTGGGTCATGGTGTGATGGGAGACTACACCAAGGCCATTGAGTATTTTAACCAGGTACTATCCATGCAACCTGAATCTGCGGAAGCGCATTTTAATTTATATCTCACTTACATGAACATGGGTAATACTCAAAAAGCGGAAGCTGCGCTTGCGGAGGCCCAAAAAAGAGATCCAGACATCACTAAAAAATTCAATGCAAATCGCTAA
- a CDS encoding YebC/PmpR family DNA-binding transcriptional regulator has protein sequence MGRIFEVRKHKMFARYSKMSKQFARISKDVFMAVKASGPNPDNNPRLRAAMQNAKALNMPKDRLETAIKKATSKDEKDLEIITYEGYAPHGIAVLVETATDNSTRTVANIRSYFNKYGGSLGVTGSVVFMFEHKCNFRIKKPADLDAEMLELELIDCGCEELVVEENEVIVYGPFDCFGKLQSYFEQNNFEIIESGFDRVPTTTKKLSAEEEAEVQKLLDKIEDDEDVQNVYSNME, from the coding sequence ATGGGAAGAATTTTTGAGGTTCGCAAACATAAGATGTTTGCCAGATATTCCAAAATGAGCAAACAATTTGCTCGGATCAGCAAAGATGTGTTTATGGCAGTAAAAGCATCTGGCCCCAATCCGGACAACAATCCGCGCTTGAGGGCTGCAATGCAAAATGCCAAGGCTTTAAATATGCCGAAGGACAGATTGGAGACTGCCATCAAGAAAGCGACTTCCAAGGACGAGAAAGATCTTGAAATCATCACTTATGAGGGATATGCACCCCATGGAATTGCTGTGCTTGTAGAAACAGCTACTGACAATTCTACCAGAACGGTGGCCAATATTCGGTCTTATTTCAACAAATACGGAGGAAGTCTGGGTGTCACCGGATCTGTAGTATTTATGTTTGAGCACAAATGCAATTTTAGAATCAAAAAACCTGCAGATCTGGATGCAGAGATGTTGGAATTGGAATTAATTGATTGTGGTTGTGAAGAATTGGTGGTGGAAGAAAATGAGGTGATTGTCTATGGTCCTTTTGATTGTTTTGGAAAATTGCAATCTTACTTCGAACAAAATAATTTTGAAATCATCGAATCCGGTTTTGACAGGGTCCCTACAACAACTAAAAAATTGTCTGCTGAAGAAGAAGCGGAGGTCCAAAAACTCCTGGATAAAATAGAAGATGATGAAGATGTTCAGAATGTGTACAGTAACATGGAATAA